DNA from Pseudoxanthomonas sp. CF385:
AGTACCTGGTCATGGCCGCCATCCTGGCCGAGATCAAATCGCGCATGCTGTTGCCGCGGCCGGTCTCCGAGGAAGGCGACGAAGGCGACCCGCGCGCCGAGCTGGTGCGCCGCCTGCAGGAATACGAACGCTTCAAGCAGGCCGCCGAGGACCTGGACGCCCTGCCCCGCCAGGACCGCGACACCACGCCGGTGAGCGCGGACGTGCCCGACCGCGCGGCGGTGAAGCTGCCGCCGCCGGTGGAGTTGAAGGAAATGCTGCTGGCGCTGCACGACGTGCTCAAGCGCGCCGAGCTGTTCAGCGGCCACGCCATCCGGCGCGAGGCGCTCAGCGTGCGCCAGCGCATGGGCGATGTGCTGACGCGGCTGGAGGACGGCAAGTTCCACCGCTTCGAAAGCATGTTCACCGCCGAGGAAGGCAAGCTGGGCGTGCTGGTGACCTTCCTGGCCATGCTGGAACTGGCCAAGGAGCAGCTGCTCGACATCGTGCAGGAAGCGCCGCTCGCCCCGATCTACGTCAAGTCGCTGGCGCTGAACAACACCAACGAACCGCTGCAGTTCTCCAGCGAGTTCGACGACACCGACGCCGCCAACGACACCCCCTGACGCAGCCGGCCCCGCGCCCGCTGCCTGCCCGAACGACAGGACCGCATGGATCAATCGCTCATCAACCGCATCGTGGAGGCCGCCCTGATGGCGGCCACCCAGCCGCTGACGCTGGCGCAGCTGCATGGCCTGTTCCCAGAAGAGGAACCGGCGCCGGAAGGCAGCGTCGAAGCCGCCCTGCTGCAGCTGACCGACGCCTGCGCCGACCGCGGCGTGGAACTGGTCGAAGTGGCGTCCGGTTATCGCTATCAGGTCAAGGCCGACGTGCACGGCTGGGTCGCCCGGCTCTGGACGGAGCGCAAGACCAAGTACACCCGCGCCACCCTGGAGACGCTGGCCCTGATCGCATACCGCCAGCCGATCACCCGCGGCGAGATCGAACAGGTCCGTGGCGTGGCGGTGAGCAGCAACATCATCCAGGCGCTGGAAGAGCGCGAATGGATCCGCGTGGTCGGCCATCGCGACGTGCCGGGCAAGCCGGCGCTGTTCGGCACCACCAAGGGTTTCCTGGATTATTTCGGGCTCAAGCGCCTGGACGAACTGCCGCCGCTGTCCGAACTCAGGGACATCGGCGAACTGGAACCGCAGCTGCCGCTGGACGGCGCACCGCTGCCGGTCAGCATCGCCAGTGGCGATGCCCCGGTGGACGGGCATGAAGATGATGCCGGCAACGGCGATGACGATATCGCCGCGTCGGACGACGACGGCGACAACGAAGACAACGCATCGGACGAGACCGGCGAAGACGCCGGCGATGCCGATGACTCCCACCCCCAAGATGACGACGCCGCTGCTTCCGACGAGGAAGACCGGGCACCGTCGGAGCAGAAGCAATGAGCAACACCCCGAAGAAAACCACGCTGGGCAAGCTGTCCCTGAAGCGTGAGAGCGCGCCGGTCGAAGCGGCACGCCTGGAAGAGCGCCTGCACAAGGTGCTGGCGCAGGCCGGGCTCGGCTCGCGCCGTGCGCTGGAACAGCGCATCGCCGATGGCCTGATCAAGGTCAATGGCGAAACCGCGCAGACCGGCCTGTCGATCAAGGCCGGCGACAAGATCGAGCTCGACGGCAAGACCTTCGTCGCCAGCGCGTTGACCGAACCGGCCCGCGTGCTGATCTACAACAAGCCGGAAGGCGAAGTCACCACCCGCGAAGATCCCGAAGGCCGTCCGACGATCTTCGAAGCGCTGCCCGCGCTGAAGGGCGCGCGCTGGATCGCGATCGGCCGCCTGGACATCAACACCACCGGCCTGCTGGTATTGACCACCGACGGCGAACTCGCCAACGCGATGATGCACCCGTCGTACGAAGTCGAGCGCGAGTACGTGGTGCGCGTGCGCGCGCCGGAAGGCCAGGAAAGCGTGCCGGACAACGTCGTCGACCGCCTGCGCCGCGGCGTGGCGCTGGACGACGGCCCGGCCAAGTTCGACGAGATCGAGCGCATCGGCGGCACCGACTCGCACGACT
Protein-coding regions in this window:
- a CDS encoding ScpA family protein, which codes for MSPELASDATPSNPSTHPQQQEMPLAVVHGQPVLQIPQDLYIPPDALEVILDAFEGPLDLLLYLIRRQNLDILDIPVAEITRQYVDYINVMQELRFELAAEYLVMAAILAEIKSRMLLPRPVSEEGDEGDPRAELVRRLQEYERFKQAAEDLDALPRQDRDTTPVSADVPDRAAVKLPPPVELKEMLLALHDVLKRAELFSGHAIRREALSVRQRMGDVLTRLEDGKFHRFESMFTAEEGKLGVLVTFLAMLELAKEQLLDIVQEAPLAPIYVKSLALNNTNEPLQFSSEFDDTDAANDTP